AATGAACTAATTGCAGACTATCATCATGCTAAAAAGTGGCTACAACAATTTAATCACGCTGCTTCAGATGATGCCACACTTAAAGAAAATTGTTTAAAGCAATTACTGCAATTCAAAGGAAATGGTGTTTGGATAGAAGCTCCTTTCTATTGCGATTATGGTTATAATATTGCTATTGGCAACAACTCATTTATCAATGCCAATTGCGTTTTTCTAGATAGCAATTTAATTACCATAGGAAAAAATGCACTTATTGCTCCAAGCGTACAAATTTATACAGCAACGCATCCATTAAAAGCTACAGAAAGAATAATTAATGATAGGTACATTACTTATGCATTACCAGTTGCTATTGGCGATAATGTTTGGATTGGTGGCAATACTATAATTTTTCCTGGCGTTACCATTGGCAATAATGTTACTATTGGAGCAGGAAGCGTAGTAACTAAAAATATACCAGATAATGTGTTGGCTTATGGTAATCCTTGTAAAATTATTAAAGAAATATAAATATTACAATGACTAAAAATATACATATTATTTGTTTTGATGTTCCTTTTCCAGCAAACTATGGTGGTGCTATGGAAGAATTTTATAAAATCAAAGGATTACATCAATTAGGTGTAAATATAATTTTGCATTGCTTTACTTATAACGATAGAATAGAACAAAATGAATTAAATCAATATTGTAATAAAATTTATTATTATAAAAGAGATACTAGTTTTACTAACTTATTATCTAAAATTCCTTTTGTAGTGAAATCAAGAGCCAATGAAGCATTGCTACAAAATTTACTACAAGATGATTATCCAATTTTATTTGATGCTACACACACTACTTATTTTATCAATCACGAAAAATTAAAAAATAGAAAAAAAATAATTCGACTACACAATATCGAATGGATTTATTACAATACATTGTTTCATTCAGAATTTAGTATAAAATCATTATTATACTTTTATTCAGAATATAAAAAATTAAGAAACTACGATGCTGTTTTTGAACATGCTGATATTTTATCTTGCTTATCTACTACAGATTACGACTA
Above is a genomic segment from Chitinophagales bacterium containing:
- a CDS encoding sugar O-acetyltransferase, which encodes MTEKQKMLNGNHYNTRDNELIADYHHAKKWLQQFNHAASDDATLKENCLKQLLQFKGNGVWIEAPFYCDYGYNIAIGNNSFINANCVFLDSNLITIGKNALIAPSVQIYTATHPLKATERIINDRYITYALPVAIGDNVWIGGNTIIFPGVTIGNNVTIGAGSVVTKNIPDNVLAYGNPCKIIKEI